One window from the genome of Salvelinus fontinalis isolate EN_2023a chromosome 3, ASM2944872v1, whole genome shotgun sequence encodes:
- the LOC129842332 gene encoding protein disulfide isomerase Creld1, which translates to MRTGWPLLAAGLYSVLSHVVLVRGCLDSCKECSGLQNDLCLECRTGWTLHDNTCVDIDECGTELGQCPPNTYCFNTEGNYQCKGCDQACVGCMGAGPARCRKCAAGYRLTGAKCLDIDECSERVLACSGLDEICTNLDGSFLCDCAEGFTRKNNVCVQKKLPRGVGEKGLFEDVQDEEVEVLQQMFFGVLLCALATLAAKGDMVFTSIFMGGVAAMAGYWLIDRGDRVLDSFLKGR; encoded by the exons ATGAGGACTGGCTGGCCCCTCCTTGCTGCAGGGCTGTACTCAGTGCTGTCCCATGTGGTTCTGGTCCGAGGCTGTCTGGACTCCTGTAAGGAATGCTCAGGGCTTCAGAATGATCTGTGTCTGGAATGCAGAACAGGCTGGACCCTCCATGACAACACATGTGTAG ACATAGATGAGTGTGGCACAGAGCTGGGCCAGTGTCCCCCCAACACCTACTGCTTCAACACAGAGGGCAACTATCAGTGCAAAG GCTGTGACCAGGCCTGTGTAGGCTGTATGGGTGCTGGGCCAGCTCGCTGCAGGAAGTGTGCTGCTGGCTACAGACTAACCGGAGCCAAGTGTTTAG ATATAGATGAATGCAGTGAGCGGGTTCTGGCGTGTTCAGGGCTAGATGAGATCTGTACCAATTTGGATGGTTCTTTCCTCTGTGACTGTGCTGAAGGCTTCACACGCAAAAACAACGTCTGTGTGCAGAAAAAGCTACCCAGAG gTGTTGGTGAGAAGGGTCTGTTTGAGGACGTCCAGGATGAAGAGGTGGAGGTTCTCCAGCAGATGTTCTTTGGGGTGCTGCTCTGTGCTTTGGCCACCCTGGCTGCTAAAGGAGACATGGTCTTCACCTCCATCTTCATGGGTGGAGTGGCGGCCATGGCTGGATACTGGCTCATAGACAGGGGAGACCGCGTATTGGACAGCTTTCTGAAGGGACGCTAG